One segment of Pantoea sp. Lij88 DNA contains the following:
- a CDS encoding mechanosensitive ion channel domain-containing protein produces MPLLFGELSGFPSWVPVVLLVSLSFVVGFLARLILLRFIRYWQIRDRKLFKSLEKHLSGSMFFFIPLLMINVGINYIDFHPESLDLITNIINVFIIMSFCSVLIRLTHVAQDMLYIRYDINISNNLRARKIRTQIIYVKKVVIVILVLFCVSLILLSFPGVRKFGTTILAGAGVAGIIIGFALQKSLVNLFAGIQIAFTQPIKIDDAVVVEKEWGWIEEINLTYVVVRIWDLRRLVLPITYFTENPFQNWTRNNAQILGSVFLYVDYSMPLEPLRKHFEKVLSETKLWDQETSVLQVTDTTEKTMTIRMLMTAQNSPIAFDLRCYVREKMIEFIQQNYPESLPQVRASLTDSGSEKVGRGVME; encoded by the coding sequence ATGCCATTGTTATTCGGTGAGTTATCTGGCTTCCCCTCATGGGTGCCTGTTGTATTACTCGTCTCGCTTTCATTTGTTGTGGGTTTCCTGGCCCGCCTTATCCTGCTCCGGTTCATCCGCTACTGGCAGATTCGTGACAGAAAGCTGTTCAAATCCCTGGAAAAGCACCTTAGCGGTTCCATGTTCTTTTTTATCCCGCTATTAATGATCAATGTCGGGATTAATTACATCGATTTCCATCCTGAATCACTTGATCTGATCACCAATATCATCAACGTCTTTATTATCATGTCATTCTGCTCGGTCTTAATACGGCTGACCCACGTGGCGCAGGATATGCTGTATATCCGCTATGACATTAATATTTCCAATAACCTTCGTGCGCGTAAAATTCGCACGCAGATTATCTATGTCAAAAAAGTCGTTATCGTCATCCTGGTGCTGTTCTGTGTTTCGCTGATTCTGCTGAGCTTTCCCGGCGTCCGTAAATTCGGTACCACTATTCTGGCCGGTGCGGGTGTGGCCGGTATCATTATTGGCTTTGCCTTACAGAAGTCGCTGGTTAACCTGTTCGCCGGTATTCAGATCGCCTTTACCCAGCCCATCAAGATTGATGATGCGGTAGTGGTGGAAAAAGAGTGGGGCTGGATTGAAGAGATTAACCTGACCTATGTGGTAGTTCGCATCTGGGATCTGCGCCGTCTGGTGCTGCCGATCACCTACTTCACTGAGAATCCGTTTCAGAACTGGACGCGCAACAATGCCCAGATTTTAGGCTCGGTGTTTCTCTATGTGGATTACTCGATGCCGCTGGAGCCGCTGCGCAAACATTTTGAAAAAGTGCTGAGTGAAACCAAGCTCTGGGATCAGGAAACCTCTGTGCTTCAGGTGACTGACACCACCGAAAAAACCATGACCATCAGGATGCTGATGACTGCCCAGAACTCCCCAATCGCCTTTGATTTACGCTGTTATGTGCGTGAGAAGATGATTGAATTTATTCAGCAGAATTACCCGGAAAGCCTGCCACAGGTGAGGGCGTCGCTGACGGATAGCGGGTCGGAGAAGGTTGGGAGAGGGGTGATGGAGTAG
- a CDS encoding immunity 42 family protein, whose amino-acid sequence MIFGDPYRFAIWIEHVPQWGESIKNGFFYFFLNGNMYPNDIRTSTLFVDYDDVVDHENALVAMPIDDEIFNAPTDKAFKYLYEMAYPQPTPEDEYPEGIGKFKASPTIILESGACFFAVSNKDFVRVLGGKVSELVDCGERRNWQDIEHPVIEDITLAKKEVNEIISSFREHTASLLHLNS is encoded by the coding sequence ATGATTTTCGGTGATCCCTATCGCTTTGCAATCTGGATTGAACATGTTCCCCAGTGGGGCGAGTCTATAAAGAATGGTTTCTTTTATTTCTTTTTAAACGGCAATATGTATCCTAATGACATCCGCACGTCGACCTTATTCGTTGATTATGATGATGTTGTTGATCATGAAAATGCGCTTGTAGCTATGCCAATCGATGACGAAATATTTAACGCACCTACGGATAAAGCTTTTAAATACCTGTATGAAATGGCTTATCCACAACCCACGCCAGAAGATGAATATCCTGAGGGAATTGGCAAGTTCAAAGCTTCACCCACAATAATTTTAGAGTCTGGAGCATGTTTTTTTGCCGTCTCGAATAAAGACTTTGTTAGAGTATTAGGTGGTAAAGTGTCTGAATTAGTTGATTGTGGTGAGAGACGCAATTGGCAAGACATAGAGCATCCTGTTATAGAAGATATAACTCTAGCGAAAAAGGAAGTTAATGAAATAATTTCCAGCTTTAGGGAGCACACCGCTTCTTTATTACATTTAAATAGTTAA
- a CDS encoding GNAT family N-acetyltransferase encodes MPTPTLTTDRLLLKPLVAEDAKQIQTLYPRWEIVRYMVASVPWPYPENYVNNVALPDMAKGIAWFWTIRNREIPDKVMGLICLYDEEDNNRGFWLAPEYQGQGYMREASIAATDYWFNVLNKPVLRAPKAALNSRSQRISVTSGMQLIKTVKKDYVSGLLDSDLWEITRDEWNARKFQ; translated from the coding sequence ATGCCAACCCCCACACTTACAACAGATCGGTTGCTTTTAAAACCACTAGTCGCCGAAGATGCTAAGCAGATCCAGACGCTTTATCCCCGCTGGGAAATAGTCCGCTATATGGTGGCATCGGTCCCCTGGCCTTATCCAGAGAATTACGTTAATAACGTTGCTCTGCCTGACATGGCGAAAGGAATTGCATGGTTCTGGACTATCAGAAATCGTGAGATACCAGATAAAGTCATGGGCTTGATCTGTCTTTACGATGAAGAAGATAACAATCGTGGATTCTGGCTCGCACCGGAATATCAGGGTCAGGGCTATATGCGTGAAGCTAGTATTGCGGCTACAGATTACTGGTTCAACGTGTTGAATAAGCCGGTGTTACGCGCACCTAAAGCAGCCCTTAACAGCCGCTCTCAGCGTATTTCGGTCACTAGCGGAATGCAGCTTATTAAAACTGTTAAGAAGGATTATGTCAGCGGCCTTCTGGATTCTGATCTTTGGGAAATCACCCGCGATGAGTGGAATGCTCGAAAATTTCAATGA
- a CDS encoding AAA family ATPase, with the protein MLYIFSGLPGCGKSTIAKLLSEKLKAVYLRVDTIEQALRNGSAASRHIGPEGYFILYALARDNLKLGLPVVTDSVNDLNLVRDSFRDIAISSGVPFLEIEILCSNPEQHRARVEKRISDIPGLKVPDWQAVVDRVYEPWKREHLKLDTARLSPVECVEEIVRVGG; encoded by the coding sequence ATGCTCTACATTTTTAGTGGCCTTCCGGGTTGCGGAAAAAGCACGATCGCTAAACTATTATCTGAAAAATTAAAAGCGGTGTATTTACGCGTCGATACGATCGAACAGGCATTGCGTAATGGTTCAGCAGCTTCAAGGCACATTGGCCCGGAAGGCTATTTCATCCTGTATGCGCTTGCACGGGACAACCTGAAACTGGGATTACCGGTTGTCACTGACTCGGTGAATGACCTTAATCTGGTGCGTGATAGTTTTCGGGATATCGCGATATCTTCAGGTGTTCCCTTTCTGGAAATAGAAATCCTCTGTTCGAATCCTGAACAGCATCGTGCGCGTGTAGAGAAAAGAATCTCTGATATTCCAGGCTTGAAAGTACCTGACTGGCAGGCCGTTGTGGATCGTGTTTATGAGCCATGGAAAAGAGAACATTTGAAGCTGGATACGGCGCGGTTATCGCCTGTTGAGTGCGTAGAGGAGATCGTTAGGGTTGGGGGTTAG
- a CDS encoding Vat family streptogramin A O-acetyltransferase has product MYGPDPANPHPMEGFPQVCFIKNTVKNPNIIIGDFTYYDDPEDAENFERNVLYHFPFIGDKLIIGKFCAIAKGVQFIMNGANHSMAGFSTYPFYIFGNGWEAGQPQPGDLPYKGDTVIGNDVWMGYQALIMPGVNIGNGAIISSRSVVTSDVPAYSVVGGNPARVIKQRFSDETISTLEKLAWWDWPVEKITQHLPAIISADLKALPEE; this is encoded by the coding sequence ATGTACGGACCGGATCCGGCCAATCCCCATCCAATGGAAGGTTTCCCTCAGGTTTGTTTTATCAAAAACACGGTGAAGAACCCCAACATCATCATCGGTGATTTTACTTATTATGATGACCCTGAAGACGCAGAAAACTTCGAGCGCAATGTCCTTTATCACTTCCCGTTTATTGGCGACAAACTCATCATCGGCAAATTCTGCGCTATCGCAAAAGGCGTTCAGTTCATCATGAATGGGGCTAACCACAGCATGGCCGGCTTCTCCACTTATCCGTTTTACATCTTCGGAAACGGATGGGAAGCCGGTCAGCCTCAGCCCGGCGATCTGCCCTATAAAGGCGATACGGTGATTGGGAATGACGTCTGGATGGGTTATCAGGCGCTGATTATGCCAGGCGTTAACATCGGCAACGGCGCGATCATCTCGTCACGCTCTGTCGTCACGTCGGATGTCCCGGCTTATTCGGTTGTGGGTGGCAATCCCGCAAGAGTTATCAAACAGCGTTTTAGCGATGAAACCATTTCGACACTGGAGAAGCTGGCCTGGTGGGACTGGCCCGTAGAAAAGATTACCCAACACCTTCCGGCAATTATCTCAGCAGACCTTAAAGCCTTGCCAGAAGAATAG
- the fos gene encoding fosfomycin resistance glutathione transferase, with product MLTGLNHITLAVSNLASSLSFYTGTLGFIPKAAWDHGAYLSLGELWLCLSVDTVSAGNDYTHYAFTIAGDEFEVFVERLRAAGVTEWKRNKSEGKSFYFLDPDGHKLEIHDGDLESRIRACLTQPYQGMTFF from the coding sequence ATGCTGACAGGACTCAATCACATCACCCTCGCAGTAAGCAACCTGGCCAGTAGCCTGAGCTTTTATACTGGCACTCTTGGATTCATCCCCAAAGCTGCATGGGATCATGGCGCTTATCTCTCGCTGGGCGAACTCTGGCTCTGTCTCTCTGTGGATACCGTCTCTGCTGGAAATGATTACACCCACTATGCATTCACTATTGCTGGTGACGAATTCGAGGTGTTCGTTGAGCGATTGAGAGCGGCGGGTGTGACAGAGTGGAAGCGCAATAAAAGCGAGGGGAAATCTTTCTACTTTCTAGACCCCGATGGCCACAAGCTGGAGATCCATGATGGCGATCTTGAAAGTCGTATCAGAGCTTGCCTGACTCAGCCCTATCAGGGAATGACATTCTTCTGA
- the phnF gene encoding phosphonate metabolism transcriptional regulator PhnF, which translates to MELSRHPTTVYQAVAAQLEQALKERYRCGDYLPSEQQLADHYEVNRHTLRRAVDELVHKGLLQRRHGVGILVLMRPYDYPLHAQARFSQNLMEQGSHPTSERLLAVLRPASNDVASALGINEGDNVIHLRTLRRANGLPLCLINHFLADLSWWPQLQQFNSGSLHDFLVEHTGKQLVRTQTRISTRRAQAKECRQLDIALHAPLLCVRTLNKTSDGAVAEYSVSLTRGDMIELTLEH; encoded by the coding sequence ATGGAGTTATCCAGACATCCGACCACTGTTTATCAGGCTGTTGCCGCGCAACTGGAGCAGGCGCTGAAAGAGCGCTACCGCTGCGGCGACTATCTTCCTTCCGAACAACAGCTGGCCGATCACTATGAGGTGAACCGCCACACGTTGCGTCGCGCTGTCGATGAGCTGGTGCACAAAGGCCTGCTGCAGCGCCGTCATGGCGTCGGCATCCTGGTGCTGATGCGCCCGTATGACTATCCGCTGCATGCCCAGGCGCGCTTCAGCCAGAACCTGATGGAGCAGGGGAGTCACCCGACCAGCGAACGGCTGCTGGCAGTGCTGCGTCCGGCCAGCAACGACGTCGCCAGTGCGCTGGGCATAAACGAGGGCGACAACGTCATTCATCTGCGCACTCTGCGCCGCGCCAACGGCTTGCCGCTCTGCCTGATCAACCATTTCCTCGCCGACCTCAGCTGGTGGCCGCAGCTTCAGCAATTTAACAGCGGATCGCTGCACGACTTCTTAGTGGAGCACACCGGCAAACAGCTGGTGCGCACCCAGACGCGTATCAGCACCCGCCGTGCGCAGGCGAAGGAGTGCCGGCAGCTGGACATCGCGCTGCATGCGCCGCTGCTCTGCGTGCGGACGCTGAACAAAACCAGTGATGGCGCAGTGGCGGAATACTCCGTCAGCCTGACACGCGGCGACATGATCGAACTGACTCTGGAGCACTAA